The DNA window TCGCCAAGTCCCTATAGGTTTTTTCTATGTTGAGCAGTTTCCATAACAGTAAAATAGCtccaatttaataaaatattaattccaAAACTTCTAATGTTTCCATACGAGAACTTGGGGAGTGGATGCCTGGCAAGATCCAGAGAAGGCAAAGTACTACGCGGAGTTTCTCCTTGTGCTTAACCACCTTCAGTACAAGACGATGGAGACCCTAAGCCCCTTTGAAAATGATACCACTCTAGAAAACTTGAATTACGTGAGCATGCTGCTCGATCTGCAGAGGAAGGTTCTTCCGACTGCAGCCCCTGCTGTCTTGGCGCCGATCATAACGGAGGTGGGTTTATGCCAAACCACCAGCCAGCTAAACCGATACGGCAATCCGTACGGCAAAACGTAAGTTTAGAATGTTAAAAGTCtagtgtctcgactatcagtTACCCATTACatgctttattaaaattaaattattgatcattACCTCTCTGTTATAAACATGTTTCCTATTTAAATCTTTAACATTGAATTAAATGGTTTAAATCGGACCAtccattaaaaagttataaacagATAATGGAATCGACGCTAGGTGGCGTGTTTTACAATCTTGTGAACAGTCGCTTTGCTGCTggcatatctccatctctctCTTACTCCTATTATATATCTGATAGTAGAGGCTATCGATATAGCGTTTTCTTTCATCAGTGTAATCTAGGGTTTATTTTGAGAACTTTTATCTGTTAGGGAAAACATGGAAGTTGCGAGAGTGAAAGACTGCGGTTTCTTCAGCGATTGCAATTTCATGAGCAAGCCATTCAATAGCATTAGGACGCACTTGTTTCTGGTAAGAAGTGGAATCTATCAGAAATACATTAGAATAACCCTGAGCCAATTTATAGTACCTACACGATGTTAATGAACTTATGCTACCCGACGATACACGCACCATCACTTTTGATGCCAAAGTCCTAAGCTCATATGTTATCGGGGTGATGCTTCACTCGATATCGGCGGACAGAGAGGTGCGAAACTTACCGGTGGCGTATCGCAAGTGTCGCTATAATGACGAAAACTATCTTCAGTACTACAGTGTGAGTTTAACATGTTTCACGAAAGTGGCAAATCTGAAAAGTGAGTTCTCCCAATAGCCGTATCATCCGAGCCTGTGTCGACTAGAGTGTCGAATCAAACATGCTCTGAGCCTGTGCCACTGCAAACCCTATTTCTATGCGGCAGCTCCAGAAGCTCCGGTTTGCAACATTACCGGAATGCTCTGCCTGGCCCGCTCAAATTGGCTGGAAAAACCCTGCGAATGCTTCCCGTTGTGCCGGCAGAACACCTTCAACATTTTCCATCAAGAGGAGCAGGGGGTGTGTGTGGTGTCATGTGTCCTTAATGACCTCCAAATAATCCATTCCATTTTTTCTAAGAGCGACCCGAGCGAGCAATTCGAGCGGACATTGATCATCAAAATGAAGCTACCAAAGATGGGCATGAAGCGGCGGGTCGTCTTCAGCACAGATCAGTTGATAATGTCCTTCGGCGGAGCCATTGGCCTCTTTCTCGGGGCCAGCTTCATGACTTTATACGGACTGGTCTACCTGTTCCTCACTTTTGTAGCTTATAAATGCAAACATTGCTTATATGAAAATTAATGGCTGTAATATGTGCACctttcaaaaaaatttgcaAGTCTAG is part of the Drosophila biarmipes strain raj3 chromosome 2R, RU_DBia_V1.1, whole genome shotgun sequence genome and encodes:
- the LOC108030097 gene encoding uncharacterized protein LOC108030097, producing the protein MKSQNSQPKQTDNFHDWAAELSQESSIHGVPYVARRDLHWTERLFWTAIVLASAYYAINSCLAQWDRFRENPIVYEYEYLFALRNFTFLGVTLCTTYADKESVDEVIKQTWGVDAWQDPEKAKYYAEFLLVLNHLQYKTMETLSPFENDTTLENLNYVSMLLDLQRKVLPTAAPAVLAPIITEVGLCQTTSQLNRYGNPYGKTENMEVARVKDCGFFSDCNFMSKPFNSIRTHLFLYLHDVNELMLPDDTRTITFDAKVLSSYVIGVMLHSISADREVRNLPVAYRKCRYNDENYLQYYSPYHPSLCRLECRIKHALSLCHCKPYFYAAAPEAPVCNITGMLCLARSNWLEKPCECFPLCRQNTFNIFHQEEQGSDPSEQFERTLIIKMKLPKMGMKRRVVFSTDQLIMSFGGAIGLFLGASFMTLYGLVYLFLTFVAYKCKHCLYEN